Proteins encoded together in one uncultured Desulfosarcina sp. window:
- a CDS encoding AraC family transcriptional regulator, producing the protein MVTFSKQPQPENSIRMELPHVQVSWAQLLPPTKDSLMLRYEDGERTCRLIFCLDGRLQARHLAQKTETYQQLCSGCCGLLAAPCRCRCIACATCSAARVMDVQYVQDYLQQLLGTCYLRRVLKMTASHQGPLQTITKITPAMTRILRLVEDHVVQGSANALFVMAKALELMWLFLVGLDAGEHHSINPFDQEAVRNAQSFLEADLSTAPSLNEVAAHVGMSVSKLKQIFPRVSGLTPYAYLRQARMERAMYLLHHSGMNVTEVALEVGYASPSRFSHAFAEHFGFNPSRVKQSPEYCFLRTGNSPGSMAGRDQTAAQCRDVVSHSTNPKTNSPFG; encoded by the coding sequence ATGGTGACATTTTCGAAACAACCGCAACCCGAAAATTCCATAAGAATGGAACTGCCCCATGTACAGGTCAGTTGGGCGCAACTGCTGCCGCCGACCAAAGACTCGCTCATGCTGCGCTATGAGGATGGGGAACGTACCTGCCGGCTGATTTTTTGCCTCGATGGACGATTGCAGGCCCGCCACCTCGCCCAAAAAACGGAAACGTATCAGCAGCTTTGCTCAGGATGCTGCGGCCTGCTGGCAGCCCCATGCCGTTGTCGCTGCATAGCTTGTGCAACCTGCTCCGCTGCCCGAGTAATGGACGTCCAGTATGTGCAGGACTATCTTCAACAACTCTTGGGAACCTGCTATTTGCGGCGGGTCCTGAAAATGACCGCCTCTCACCAAGGCCCCTTGCAAACCATCACCAAAATTACGCCGGCCATGACCCGCATCCTGCGTCTGGTTGAAGATCATGTCGTCCAAGGCAGCGCCAACGCCCTGTTTGTCATGGCCAAGGCCCTGGAGCTGATGTGGCTGTTTTTGGTCGGCCTCGATGCCGGGGAACACCATTCGATCAATCCGTTCGATCAAGAGGCGGTGCGCAACGCCCAGAGCTTTCTGGAAGCCGATTTAAGCACGGCGCCCAGCCTTAACGAAGTGGCCGCCCACGTCGGCATGAGCGTTTCCAAACTCAAGCAGATCTTCCCCCGAGTGTCTGGTCTGACGCCGTATGCCTATTTGCGCCAGGCCCGCATGGAGCGGGCCATGTACCTGCTTCACCATTCCGGCATGAACGTGACCGAGGTGGCCCTAGAAGTCGGCTATGCCAGCCCCAGCCGGTTTTCACATGCCTTTGCCGAACATTTCGGATTCAACCCTTCCCGGGTCAAGCAGTCTCCTGAGTACTGTTTTCTTAGAACAGGCAATTCTCCTGGCAGCATGGCCGGCCGGGATCAGACGGCAGCTCAATGCCGTGATGTCGTTTCACATTCCACCAATCCCAAAACAAACTCACCCTTTGGGTAA